TCCGTCTTTTTAAGAGACTTTTCCTACAAATCCAAATAACCATTAAACTAAAAACAGTTTACACCCTTCACCTTCACAAGATTTCCCTTACTTTACACATGTAGTGACTTCTACTATCACCTTGTTCTCATGAACTTTTTGCAACTATCACTGTTATTAACCATAGTCTTCATGTGAATCAAACAAGTTCCAGAAGAGAACACAGTTTTCATCACCATGTCCTCttgtcataataataataataatcaaaccAACAACATTAAAGGAGGTGTAAAAGACAACAAAATCAGGAAGAGAAACtgttcttcctcctcttcttcatcatTGGCAAGAAAATACAGATTCAAGAGGGCTATTTTGGTTGGAAAGAAAGGAGGGACAACCACACCAGTTCCACTGTGGAAGACTAGTGCTACTAGTTCTCCTTCTATGGATACTACTACTACTGAACAGGTTTTTCATTCTTCTGCTTCAGGGTTACCTTTCAAAGATAAAGAGAAAGAGGTTTCTGTTTCAGCTAGAAAACTTGCTGCTACTTTGTGGGAAATGAATGATTTGATTCCTTCAAGGGTCAAAAAGAAGTTTGAGGTTGACCAAATgagaacctgcaaggaaacaagtATGAAAAGCAGAGAAAAAGCTGTGAGCTTGTCTAGATCAGGTTTGTTAaggtcacaaatgtcagatccaTGCAACAGTCCTACTACAGAGGTAAATTGctataaaaaaatgttattttatgAGTGATGGGTTATTGGGTCTGGTTTGAAGCTATGtgtttatatttttgttgttttgattatgCAGAGAATGAAAGGATTTGAAAGTGATGGTTACAGAAGAACAGTGTCAGGATTATCTCATCCACATCGTTCTGGTGTGGATGCCCATATCAGTTCCAGTTCAATTGAGGTACAGTTTTATAGCTATGAAGCACAAACACCGAAAATACAACACCGATACTGACGTGTTGATGtcggtaataatttgaaaaatgaataaattaaatttaatcacaagtgtcggtgtcGGTTTCAGACACCGATATTGACACATCCTTTTttagaggtgtcggtgctacaaAGGTTTATAGTAAGTAAATTTGTCATACTAAATAGAAAGAGATGATTTTTTGACATCAAAATTTTGATGTCAAAAATACattatttgtgtattttttgaaCTATTTAGAACATGAATTGCAGGAGAATTGCTACAAAAATAAGGATGGAGTTAAAAGCCGTCTAAAGGAAGCTAGAAGTAGTCTATCGACATCGAAGAAGATTCTTAAGGTTTTAAATCAAATGTGTCATCGagagaagcaatcatcgacaatGGCCCTTGTCTTGGCCCTCGGAAGTGAGCTTGAGCGCGTTTGTGGCCAGGTTGATAAACTGATCCAAGAAGAACGCTCAAACTCAAATCAGTACGACGCTGAGTACATGATGAAGCGTTTTGCAGAAGAAAAAGCTGCATGGAAGacgagagaaagagagaaggttCATGATGCCATTAAAAATGTATCTGAAGAGCTTAAGGTGGAGAAGAAGTTGAGAACGCAAACTGAAAGGTTGAATAAGAAGATTGCCATTGAAATGGCTAGTGTTAAAGCTTCACACTTGGAAGTATGCAAAGAGCTCGAGAGGGAGAAACGTGCGAAAGAGATTCTCGAGCAAGTTTGCGATGAACTAGCTAGAGGTATTGGGGAAGACAGAGCGCATGTGGAAGAACTGAAAAAGGAGTCGGTTAAAGTTCTAGAAGAGGTGGAAAAGGAGAGGGAAATGCTTCAGTTAGCAGATATTTTGCGTGAGGAGAGAGTCCAGATGAAGCTTTCGGAAGCTAAATATCAATTCGAGGAGAAAAATGATTTCCTAGAAAAGCTGAGAAACGAGCTCGAGGACTTTATGAGAATTAGAGATGAAGAAAATGGAGATGTTTCTCCCGAGAGTACAAAATTCAATGACCTTGAGACTTATTTCAATACCATTTGTCAGGGAATTCGAAATGCGGATAAACTGCACGATTCGGATGAGGAAGGCAGTGATCTTGTTTCGATTGAATTAAACATGAATAATGACAGTAGAGGCTATGACTGGAGTTACACAAACGAAAAGGATGCTCAAAATGACTCGAAAAGAGTTTCAACTGACAAAGAGAGCACAGGGAGGAAATCCTTTTCTGAGAGAATTCAATGGGGAAGTATTTGCTTCAATAAGAGAAATTCCAGCTTTAAGAAAAGGGATTTGGATATAAATATTCAAGAAGGTTGCGATCATTCTGATCCCGACACTTCAAATGAATTTCTCTCTCGAGCTCGGATACAAGACGATAAGGAAGGAACTCCAAGCAATAGGTCTATTTCAGGCGCCAATCCTGTTCAAAGAAAGGATCAACAGTTAATTTTGCAGTGTACTAATGAAGAAGCTGAAGAAAATATTCTTCTTGCATTTGAGGGTGGCAATTTGAAGCAAGAAGCTGAAGTGAAAAAACCAAGATGTTACTTAAAGAGTTTTGATAGTGATAGTTAGCAACTTATTATCATTGATagctcctattatttttatttttgttccaaATTGTAAATGATGTCTTTCATGTATTGAATATGTTCACAACTTATCATTGTTAATATGCTACGAAGCATGGATACCGACTCTAACGCGTTGATACCGGTACTAatttggaaaaataaataaatcaaacgtAATTATAAGTGTTGGTGTCGGTTTCGGACACCAATGCaccttttttcagaggtgtcggtgctatAATATGTGACATTGTGATATTTGTTAAAGCTATATGCAAGAAACAGGTAAATGTTTAACAAGTTGTTTGATCCACCTGTATGAAAATTGTTGGCTAGCC
Above is a window of Vicia villosa cultivar HV-30 ecotype Madison, WI unplaced genomic scaffold, Vvil1.0 ctg.000253F_1_1, whole genome shotgun sequence DNA encoding:
- the LOC131625994 gene encoding uncharacterized protein At5g41620-like → MSSCHNNNNNQTNNIKGGVKDNKIRKRNCSSSSSSSLARKYRFKRAILVGKKGGTTTPVPLWKTSATSSPSMDTTTTEQVFHSSASGLPFKDKEKEVSVSARKLAATLWEMNDLIPSRVKKKFEVDQMRTCKETSMKSREKAVSLSRSGLLRSQMSDPCNSPTTERMKGFESDGYRRTVSGLSHPHRSGVDAHISSSSIEENCYKNKDGVKSRLKEARSSLSTSKKILKVLNQMCHREKQSSTMALVLALGSELERVCGQVDKLIQEERSNSNQYDAEYMMKRFAEEKAAWKTREREKVHDAIKNVSEELKVEKKLRTQTERLNKKIAIEMASVKASHLEVCKELEREKRAKEILEQVCDELARGIGEDRAHVEELKKESVKVLEEVEKEREMLQLADILREERVQMKLSEAKYQFEEKNDFLEKLRNELEDFMRIRDEENGDVSPESTKFNDLETYFNTICQGIRNADKLHDSDEEGSDLVSIELNMNNDSRGYDWSYTNEKDAQNDSKRVSTDKESTGRKSFSERIQWGSICFNKRNSSFKKRDLDINIQEGCDHSDPDTSNEFLSRARIQDDKEGTPSNRSISGANPVQRKDQQLILQCTNEEAEENILLAFEGGNLKQEAEVKKPRCYLKSFDSDS